GACTGTTAATAAGTCCATGGCTGCTTTGTCGGTGATATCAATATAGTGGGGGACAGATTGGTCTAACAGAAGGAAGGAGGACCAATTGCTCCACCTTCCCTATCACGGACCTCCAGGTTGTTTACAGTGCAAGAGAGTATGGATAAATCCTTTGATTGCCCAAGCCAGAACTTCCTAAGCCTCCGTAGGCCAGCCAGTTCCCAGAAATAGATGGCTAGCTTGGTGAAGTTCTTTATACCAgcttatcaaaatatattgtttgGCTAATTTCCACAGATTCTGAAGGTCGATTTCCAAAACTGATATGACTCTCCCTTCCCAGTGCCAACTCTCTGGTCACAAACGCCACTGTCTTGGGGACACCTCAATCATCTCGTCCCTAGTACTTTCTTCCAGCCTCCTCACCTGGTTTTATGGTCCATccaccagagctcagctttccAGGGGTTGTTGGCAGGCAAAGAAGCTTTGTGACTCTTGCCGCACCACCAAATCATCTGAGCCCCAAGTTACATCATGTTCCGGTTCAGATTACTTCTCTTTGatttaacaaaattaattttaaaaaggaatgctCTATCTCTACCACACAAGGAAAGCCAGAGTTGATTGccataaataaaaaatgagaacacAATTAAGAGTAGAGCACAATGTCATTAAGTCCCAGCTGGACTCCAGTCCTGCCCAGGGCCCAGCCATTGACTACTCTCCTTGGCCACAGAAAGAGTAGTACTGCTGGTTGGAACATTGTGGAGAACAGGTCTACTGATTTCCCGAAACAGCAGTAAGAGTAGAAGTCTAGGAAGGAAAATGCCTTTGGCATTTCCACAACGTGTCCAAATCACCGTGAAGACCAGTTCAACTGCTGTCTCCCCTGAGGGCCAGCTGcctcctctctgccctccctGTTGTTCAGTGTCTTATGCTCTTAACCAGGGTTCTCCACCTTTAACCTTCCTTATCTCAGCTGGAGTGAAGACCCAGGGCACACGTCCATCCAGGCCGAGTTTGCTTTGGCCCCACCCACAGAGGTCAGTGAAGACAACTGGGCTGTCAGTGCCCTGGACAGTGGCAGATGGGTATTGTAACTTCgaggaaagagagaatgagaggtATCTCCCTTGACCTGGTGAAATCCAAAATGACTGTTAGGAAATGGGACCTTGGAGGTGACCAGGTCTTGAGAGTGAGCCTTCAAGAATAGGGTTAGTGAACCATCTTGTAATAGTTAATCATAAATAAGGCCCCAAAGAGGACCTTGGCCATCCACCAGAATCCACCACTGATGAAGAGCCATTCATGAACCATGATAGGCACGGGACATGGTCGGATTTCTAAgacctcagaattgtgagcagtaTGTTTCTGTGTATGATCCCTCAGCCCAAAGTGTCTTTTGACACACGGCAGTCCAAAAAAAATATGGCCTTCAGCTGGAACCCATGGAGGTAGGGTCTTCAGTCTCCTTCTACTTACAATCTCCTTTCTCCATGTCAGTGACTGGCATTGGCTGTGAGGCCTCGGTTTCTCTTCGTGTAGGATCCCCAATGGGACTACTTTGCCTGGCTGGTTTGGGCTTCTTCTTGAAGTGCAGACTGAGCCAGTTAACAAAGGTTGTATCCCATTCATGGATTGCCTCGTGAGAGCCACCTGTACCAGCTCTTTGGATTCTATTTAGAATTTACTTAGATTTTAGAATACCAATCATTAGACATACTGGGGGGAATGGGAGGAATGACTTTGAAACCCACGTTTTATGACAGTAGTCAAAGGTTTGCAGACCCATTAAACTACAGCGGTACCCTATAGCAAGGCACCTGTGGACAGTTGTAAGACTTTGAAGAGAGGTCCCTCACTAAAGGGGCCAGTGAGGAAATGGGACTCCCCAGGAACCGCTAACTCACATTGAACGGAATCTTTGTGACTTTGCTCTGGTACCACGGCCCCACCTGACACTCAGAACTTTCAGAGTCAGGGAGCTGGCTCGGTCAGCCATGAATCAGAAGAGTAAAGTACACGGAGGGCCGTGGCACAAGGGCCCTCAACAAGGGTAAGGCCCTTGGTGAATAGAGCCTTTCCTTTAGACTGATTTCAAAGGAACAAGAAGCGGGCAGCCCTCTGGGCAGCCCTTTCGTGGTCTTGGTGCTCCTGAGGTGGGGGTGTGGTTGCTTTGGGCTGGGCAGGGGGTTTCAAGTGTGAGTCTAAGTGTAAGTGAGCAGTGTGCACTCCGGCAGGGGGTGGCCTTCAAGCAGCTGTTGGGACCTTCACCCCATCCACCCACAGGGAGTTCGGCGTCCCGgcctctctctagccctgggtGAGCCTGGGGCAAATGTGCCTCTGGTCAGCTCCCCCCCTGCGCTTGGAAAGCGACCCCCGTGAGCACCAGGTTCAAAGGCCCGGCGCGGCAGTTCCAGCCCCTCCGAGGGGCGGGGAGGCGAAGGGGGTGGTGCGGGAGCCAGAAAAGCCCGAGCCACAGCCGGCCAGCCCTGCGCAGGGATGGGCAGCTCGCTCTGAAAGTTCGTGACCGCCTCAGCCAACTAACTCTGAGCCCTGGGACGCCCAGTTCAGGCAGCGGCAGGACTCGAAAGCTGTACCCAGTCTCACTACCCTTTTGCGGTCACAAGCGGCCACCCTCCAGGCCCGGTGCTCCCGCGCCTGATCGGGGTTCATGGAGCTGGGGCTGTGGCTCCTTCTCGGGCTCACAGTGACCTCCGCTGCAGGTAAGCAGGAGGGGCGGGGCGGCGCGCCTCTCCACGCGGGAGTGCACACAAAAGGAAGCCAGGCGCGGGACTGTGTTGCGGGGAAGCTAATGAAGTCTGGCTTTGCAACCTGAAGTCGCCCAGGGGCGGGTAGAGGGGCCTGAAGACAGAAAGATAACTTCCACTGAGTCTGGGAGTTTTCAGTTTGGGAGGCTTTCTTTGGGCACTTTTCAGAGACTACAAAATCGAGTTTCACCCAGTGAAGAGCAAACAGCTTTCAGCAAACAGCTTTTCAGCAAACTTCTCAGGGACTGAAATAACTCTCAAGTTTTCACTGAGTGCGCATGGAGCTTTGTAAACGTTTTAAGGCATTTGGCTTAGTTTGGAGATTTAGGGGGAAATGCAACCAGTCTCCAGACATTGCAGAAGTTTGGTTGAGTCTCATTCTGGTTTGGGGGGCGGGGTAGTGGGTGCCAAGAACTCTGTGTCAGCAGCTCAGGAGCCCTTCAATCCTCCTCCTGCACGATTTGTGCCTTGCCCCCAGCCTgggggctctggcagagccagtGTGTCCCAGGGACTCCCTGAAGCTGGATCAGAGAGGGACTGTCCGGAGACTGTGGCTGGCCCTCATGAGAGCATTGTGTCCCCAACAGCTGCACTGCCTGCACAGCCTGGAAATGCTGGGCAGGAGCGGGGACCAGGCAGGTCTGGGGACCAGGAGGAAAAGAGGGTGCCTGCACACCACCGACCTCGGCGCTGCACGTGCTTCACTTATAAGGACAAGGAGTGTGTCTACTACTGCCACCTGGACATCATCTGGATCAACACTCCTGAGTGAGTtggcctgggggttgggggaggagtgTGGCTCTGGGCCAGGTCTGAGGCGTCAGGGTTTTTGCAGCCCACCTCATTCAGACCCCTGAATCTGCCACAGTGCAGAGTTCAGCTCTTGCAGTGGCTCCCGGCAGCGGCAGCGTGAGTCCTATCACGGGCCAAGACCAACCCACCTCCCCTCTGAGAACCTAGCCCTGAAGGAACTCAGTGCTGGATTTGAGATGTGGTGGGGAGTTCTATGCTCCTACCCTAGAGGCTCATTGGGCTGAGACTTGCTCCCAACCCTCTTTGGAATCCAGTGAGAGCAGCTTTGGGGTGGAGGGAGTGTAGGAAGGTAGGTTTGGCAGACCCAGATGGCATCCATCACATGAAACGGCTTCTTCCATTCTTTCCCATCTTGGATGCCAAGCCAGACTGATACTTGTGGCTTATATGGCTGCCACTCCCCAGGGCTGACCCCACTGTCTAAGCCATGACCCCAGAGGGCCTTGCTGTTCAGCCTTAAAATCTCTCACAAATTCTAGTAACAGGTGCTGATATAGCAAAGTGTTTCTGGGTATCACCTTTGATAAGGAGCACCTTCCCTTGGGGGCATAGAGAAGGTTCCACTGTCTTATCTTCTACTCAATTTCCACTGGACCTCTGGGGTCCCCTCTGTGCTGAGACATGACTTGTAAGTAGCTATAGGGCATGACCTTGTGGTCACCATCTCACAGGTTGTCTCTTGGATCTCTTGAATCTTGGTTTAGACGTCACTAAACTCAGTCCCTTGGGTATTCTCTGCATTTCTAGGGACATCCACTTGAACTTGCCTAGGCATCTTTGTCTGGGAGCTTGGAGATGGCTGAGCACAACCCCTCAGCCTGGATCGGCAGCTAATTATCCTCCTTCATGGTTTCCTTTCTCTGGAAACCCATTGGTGTCAGAGTGCTCTGGGTCATGGCTTTGAAGAGTTACTCACCCACCTAGACATCTCAGTAATAAAGCACACAGGAGAGGGGGTACTTTGAGGGTCTAGTGTCTTCTGAATCTGTTGACAAGACCCCTAACCATATCCAGGTAGGTCTGAAATCTTCCCAAGTGCGTAGAGTGGCAAGCAGAGCTGATTTCACTGATGAGCCATCCAGACTCCTGCACAGGTCCTGGGCTTAGGTGGACCCTGGGTTTCTTTAATGGTGGCTGCTACTGTCCTGAAGCTTTGTAGACCCTTACTGAGTCAAGAGCTTCCTGGGACTCCTCAGTTCTGTAGCTAATCCAATGGAGCCATTTACTTCCCAGCTGTGTCTGATGAGACCCTTGTACAAACTGTCAACCACAGTGGGGAGACAGAAGAGTTTCAGGGGTGAGTATTGGGTGGCCATGGATTGGTGTCTCTTCTCAGAGTCTCAAGTTCATCTCTTCTTAGAACCACCACGCTGACTGCTGTCCTTGATGTCTAATCATTTAGAAACCATTGTGATCCCACAAATGAGCATTCCAGAAAGGGGAACCTGGGCAGTcaagaggccctgggtcctggtcTTGGCTAGAATCCCACGCTGTAAGtttaggagaagagaagaaattcAGCAGGAAGGGACAGAGTGGAGTCAGGAATTAGAAACTACTTTAGGTCTCTGCTTGTCCTCTAGTGTTCTGAGCACTGCTTGGGCAGGAATTGAGTATCTGGGACATGTCCTAGAGGACATAAACACCCAGAGATATTTGAGGTCCTGTGTTGGAAGTTTGAGCTGTCTTGAGTGGTGTAAAAGGATCATCTGCTTTTTCTGGGATAGCCACCTGGAGGAGTTTCTCCTAGTGTCTGGTCCatgtccttctctcttctcctacCTTGCTTTACTCTACCCAGTGGGAGGGAAAGGGTGTATCCAGTGTCCCCATGCTCCATTCAGCTGCTTGGGAAATGAAAGTGATAGTTGCCAGACTTTGGGTTCAGACAAGATAAGTTAGCAGGGAGATGTATCCTGGCCTTGctttcttactttctctgtatacacacacacacacacacacacacacaccccgttcagttcatcctcttcctcctctccttccttcccttaagTAGACCATTtgatatctttaaaata
This Rattus norvegicus strain BN/NHsdMcwi chromosome 3, GRCr8, whole genome shotgun sequence DNA region includes the following protein-coding sequences:
- the Edn3 gene encoding endothelin-3 isoform X4 — protein: MELGLWLLLGLTVTSAAGIVPCPQPGGSGRASVSQGLPEAGSERDCPETVAGPHESIVSPTAALPAQPGNAGQERGPGRSGDQEEKRVPAHHRPRRCTCFTYKDKECVYYCHLDIIWINTPEQTVPYGLSNHRGSLRGKRSSGPVPESSQSSPQTRLRCACAGVDDKACAYFCAHVTSYSRRAEKAAAEEKQETGGPRQRLKSRTDKVHQP
- the Edn3 gene encoding endothelin-3 isoform X2; the protein is MQPVSRHCRSLVESHSGLGGGVVGAKNSVSAAQEPFNPPPARFVPCPQPGGSGRASVSQGLPEAGSERDCPETVAGPHESIVSPTAALPAQPGNAGQERGPGRSGDQEEKRVPAHHRPRRCTCFTYKDKECVYYCHLDIIWINTPELKSRTDKVHQP
- the Edn3 gene encoding endothelin-3 isoform X1, which gives rise to MQPVSRHCRSLVESHSGLGGGVVGAKNSVSAAQEPFNPPPARFVPCPQPGGSGRASVSQGLPEAGSERDCPETVAGPHESIVSPTAALPAQPGNAGQERGPGRSGDQEEKRVPAHHRPRRCTCFTYKDKECVYYCHLDIIWINTPEQTVPYGLSNHRGSLRGKRSSGPVPESSQSSPQTRLRCACAGVDDKACAYFCAHVTSYSRRAEKAAAEEKQETGGPRQRLKSRTDKVHQP
- the Edn3 gene encoding endothelin-3 isoform X3 encodes the protein MELGLWLLLGLTVTSAAAALPAQPGNAGQERGPGRSGDQEEKRVPAHHRPRRCTCFTYKDKECVYYCHLDIIWINTPELKSRTDKVHQP